A single window of Treponema denticola ATCC 35405 DNA harbors:
- a CDS encoding formylglycine-generating enzyme family protein — protein sequence MTKSDLYSKTRAAVLIAAAVLALLFTACPNNAGGGGDSTVNITVKKVQGEGKVGTIPSDPVSVPLGSSWSSVKEILRSKIVFTPGFTLNSGHPGDDANTQEFADGYIFYEDATVFIKSRKDLPDISTIQGPGTQIKITLAVDPERGQILGPEVISVNSGTTWAQLEAYAKAALKANYGFKEEGAEWKNGSTVLGSTDSFGTDATLTAYPEDIRIRIKVTGDNNKVTIDKPDEPIIAIPGTKWKEIKAKADDKVRVKDKTRYAVTAWHKGSNASDPTLTDSSTFQEVDRPNCTVFAETGDRQITLTVKYGTGSGTPLSGGTITIYDGDTWGSVKVQAEGKISLGFSIREWRLNGKSGQVINDSYTFKASGGNAQTVYAKLEDLRIIITVKYGNISTVGSEALTAGTITVHDGDVWTKKKIGNKGKKVEIIPKVKKTAEDLIPASALAHAVISEWRWDDANGEPISNGYTFKLSDGRERTVFAIIRPEITMSVTQNVQTQVKYYAWIDGSVTEGTYVLANIPAASGTIGKTGKSDNAERSVSLNAYSMGATEVPQALYRLVMGYNLSQFSWDPSSGEIQELRPVENVSWYYAAAFCNELTRCTKGLGMSECVYTVDDNPYTIQDAKNEKIPQMNMSKKGFRLPTEAEWEWAAQGGSARQVYAGTGDSSNLKDYAWYKANSYNKTHTASEKANPLKLFDMSGNVAEWCWDWYSGSTPTGGNNPTGASSGTDRAVRGGSYKSEATESKHECECAHRDKSGPPYVKEYIGFRIVCRP from the coding sequence ATGACAAAATCTGATTTATATAGCAAAACAAGAGCCGCGGTGCTAATCGCAGCCGCAGTTTTGGCGTTGCTGTTTACCGCCTGCCCTAACAATGCGGGCGGAGGTGGCGATTCTACCGTAAATATTACCGTAAAGAAAGTACAGGGAGAAGGGAAAGTTGGTACTATTCCATCAGATCCTGTAAGCGTTCCGCTCGGAAGTTCGTGGAGCTCCGTAAAGGAAATTCTTCGATCGAAGATCGTCTTTACGCCCGGTTTTACGCTCAATTCGGGGCATCCTGGAGACGATGCAAACACACAGGAGTTTGCCGACGGGTATATTTTTTACGAGGATGCAACCGTATTCATCAAATCTCGAAAAGATTTACCGGATATTTCTACTATACAGGGTCCTGGTACACAGATAAAAATCACCTTGGCAGTCGATCCCGAAAGAGGACAAATATTAGGCCCCGAGGTAATCAGCGTAAACAGCGGCACGACGTGGGCGCAGCTCGAAGCCTATGCCAAAGCCGCGCTCAAGGCGAACTACGGTTTTAAAGAAGAAGGTGCGGAATGGAAAAATGGCAGCACCGTGCTGGGCAGTACTGACAGCTTCGGTACCGATGCAACGCTCACTGCATACCCGGAAGACATACGTATCCGCATAAAGGTAACGGGCGATAACAATAAAGTTACGATCGACAAACCCGACGAACCGATTATCGCCATTCCCGGTACAAAATGGAAAGAAATCAAAGCAAAGGCGGACGACAAAGTAAGAGTCAAAGATAAAACCCGCTACGCCGTAACCGCATGGCACAAGGGATCAAATGCAAGCGATCCCACGCTGACTGATAGTTCCACGTTCCAAGAAGTCGACAGACCGAATTGTACTGTCTTTGCCGAAACGGGTGACCGGCAGATAACGCTTACCGTGAAGTACGGTACGGGTTCAGGCACTCCGTTGAGTGGTGGCACTATCACTATATACGACGGCGATACGTGGGGCAGTGTAAAAGTACAGGCTGAGGGAAAAATTTCTCTCGGCTTTTCCATACGAGAATGGCGCTTGAACGGTAAAAGCGGGCAGGTTATAAACGACAGTTATACGTTTAAGGCGAGCGGCGGGAATGCGCAAACCGTGTATGCCAAACTGGAAGACTTGCGCATAATAATTACCGTCAAATACGGCAATATCAGCACGGTCGGCTCGGAGGCTTTGACGGCGGGAACCATAACCGTGCATGATGGTGACGTGTGGACAAAGAAAAAAATCGGCAACAAGGGTAAAAAAGTAGAGATAATACCTAAAGTAAAAAAGACGGCTGAAGATCTGATACCCGCTTCCGCTCTCGCTCATGCGGTCATCTCGGAATGGCGTTGGGATGATGCAAACGGGGAGCCTATAAGCAACGGCTATACATTCAAATTAAGTGATGGGAGGGAACGTACCGTCTTTGCGATTATCAGACCGGAAATAACGATGTCGGTTACTCAGAATGTGCAAACTCAGGTAAAGTATTACGCTTGGATAGACGGCAGCGTAACAGAGGGTACTTACGTGTTGGCGAATATTCCGGCGGCATCCGGGACAATCGGGAAAACCGGTAAATCTGACAACGCTGAACGTTCCGTAAGCTTGAATGCCTATTCGATGGGTGCAACTGAAGTGCCTCAGGCTCTCTACCGATTGGTAATGGGATATAACTTAAGTCAGTTCAGCTGGGATCCTTCCTCAGGCGAAATACAAGAGCTGCGTCCGGTAGAAAACGTAAGCTGGTATTATGCGGCAGCCTTTTGCAATGAGCTGACACGCTGTACAAAAGGTTTGGGAATGTCCGAATGTGTATATACCGTTGATGATAACCCCTATACCATACAGGATGCAAAGAACGAAAAGATACCTCAAATGAATATGAGCAAAAAAGGTTTCCGTCTGCCGACCGAAGCCGAATGGGAATGGGCGGCGCAAGGCGGCTCTGCACGGCAAGTGTATGCGGGTACGGGTGATTCTAGCAATCTTAAAGATTATGCATGGTATAAAGCCAACAGCTATAATAAAACCCATACCGCATCCGAGAAAGCAAACCCCTTGAAACTCTTTGATATGAGCGGCAACGTAGCCGAATGGTGCTGGGATTGGTACAGCGGCAGTACGCCTACAGGCGGTAATAATCCGACGGGTGCATCTTCCGGTACCGATCGTGCGGTTCGCGGCGGCAGCTATAAGTCTGAAGCAACCGAATCCAAGCACGAGTGCGAGTGTGCGCATAGAGATAAATCGGGTCCCCCCTACGTTAAGGAATATATCGGCTTCCGCATTGTGTGCAGGCCGTAA
- a CDS encoding MBL fold metallo-hydrolase, translating to MENNGIDGVVLYEDADHKFIWLGSESKQRKGAVQTMQYLIVDRGRGVLLDPGGVHLFSRVVTAISRFISVDKIDTIFFSHQDPDVSSGIALWLGITKAKIYISSLWVRFMPHFGIVDISRMVPIPDKGMSISLPSGSNMKCIPSHFMHSPGQFGLYDERSRILFSGDIGAAVFDDDNETTFVEDFEKHLPLIEGFHVRYMASNKIVSKWVEYVRRLNPLMIAPQHGAIYKDEQVNNFLNWLSGLKCGTDYIENLF from the coding sequence ATGGAAAATAACGGTATTGACGGTGTTGTTTTATATGAAGATGCAGATCATAAATTTATATGGCTGGGTTCGGAAAGTAAACAGAGAAAGGGTGCTGTACAGACAATGCAGTATCTTATTGTAGACAGGGGCCGGGGAGTTCTTCTTGATCCGGGCGGAGTTCATCTTTTTTCCAGAGTTGTTACGGCTATAAGCCGATTTATTTCCGTGGATAAAATCGATACTATTTTTTTCTCACATCAAGACCCCGATGTTTCTTCAGGTATAGCTTTGTGGCTGGGTATTACAAAGGCTAAAATATATATTTCTTCGCTTTGGGTTCGATTTATGCCTCACTTCGGCATAGTAGATATTTCGAGAATGGTTCCGATACCGGATAAAGGGATGAGTATATCGCTTCCTTCAGGCTCAAATATGAAGTGTATCCCTTCACATTTTATGCATTCTCCCGGGCAGTTCGGTTTATACGATGAGCGCTCCCGTATTCTTTTTAGTGGGGATATAGGGGCCGCAGTTTTTGATGATGACAATGAAACTACTTTTGTAGAAGATTTTGAAAAGCACCTTCCTTTGATTGAGGGCTTCCATGTCAGGTATATGGCTTCCAATAAGATTGTCAGTAAATGGGTAGAATATGTACGCCGTTTAAATCCCCTGATGATTGCACCTCAGCATGGCGCAATATATAAGGATGAGCAGGTAAATAATTTTTTAAATTGGCTTTCCGGTTTAAAATGCGGTACTGATTATATCGAAAACCTGTTTTAA
- a CDS encoding methyl-accepting chemotaxis protein, which produces MADEQNIVDNFGDLIDKIVVQYNKGVILDFVTSHSFKIIEESMDNLQEKFETILSVFEEIQKESSSSASNANYVDEMLSNVLKRRTVIQEEIHERVDEIEATAENAENAASAFEVLKDRTAEVEDMLSGIKDVSVKTGILAINASIEAARAGSVGNGFRIIANEVRSLATQTGDFAKKIESKLEELNKSVDEINNSMTGFIELFSKFRKSFNGVLANLDENSATLKDAGFSLAEITASIKEQDITIREGFLSLKKIDNFLHDTSTILDAVQTSHEHLGTLLQQS; this is translated from the coding sequence ATGGCTGACGAACAGAACATTGTCGATAATTTTGGTGATCTAATCGATAAGATCGTTGTACAATATAATAAAGGCGTTATTCTTGATTTTGTAACCTCTCATTCGTTTAAAATTATTGAAGAGTCCATGGATAATTTGCAGGAGAAGTTTGAAACTATCCTTTCCGTCTTTGAAGAAATACAAAAGGAAAGCAGTTCTTCTGCATCTAATGCCAATTATGTCGATGAAATGCTTTCTAATGTTTTAAAAAGAAGAACCGTAATTCAAGAAGAAATTCACGAGCGGGTTGACGAAATTGAAGCCACTGCGGAAAATGCGGAAAATGCGGCTTCAGCTTTTGAGGTGCTAAAGGATAGGACTGCGGAAGTTGAAGATATGCTGTCGGGTATTAAGGATGTTTCCGTAAAGACCGGTATTCTTGCAATCAATGCTTCGATTGAAGCCGCCCGTGCCGGAAGTGTCGGAAACGGTTTTAGAATTATCGCCAATGAGGTTCGCTCTCTTGCAACCCAGACCGGAGATTTTGCAAAAAAAATCGAATCAAAACTGGAAGAATTAAATAAATCGGTTGATGAAATAAACAATAGTATGACCGGTTTTATAGAACTTTTTTCAAAATTCAGAAAATCATTTAACGGTGTATTGGCTAATTTGGATGAAAACTCGGCAACCCTTAAAGATGCAGGTTTTTCACTGGCCGAAATAACCGCTTCCATAAAAGAACAGGATATTACCATAAGGGAAGGCTTTTTGTCGTTAAAAAAGATCGATAACTTTTTACATGATACCTCGACAATTCTTGATGCAGTCCAAACAAGCCATGAACATCTAGGAACCTTGCTGCAGCAAAGCTAG